From Musa acuminata AAA Group cultivar baxijiao chromosome BXJ3-8, Cavendish_Baxijiao_AAA, whole genome shotgun sequence, one genomic window encodes:
- the LOC135645309 gene encoding uncharacterized protein LOC135645309, whose translation MTAGSPSLAAERKHWWLSNKKVVDKNLREARVLIATQEQSNVSKAVGLLDAALALSPRLEATLELKARSLLFLHRFREVADMLQDYIPSHKAGGGGGDDGSTSSLSAGDHFSIVSSAPLSRERANLLSPGREQSDGDRSFRCFSVSDLKRRLLAGLFKTSQGEGEWRYLVLGQACCHLGMMEDAMVLLQTSRRLASAASRRESVCWSDDSFDSAAGEDGGVAAFPFSESESASQLLAHVKLILRRRAAALAALDTGLPAEAVRHFSKVLDSRRGLPGSFAAGCLVGRATAYRAIGRLADGIADCNRALAVDPSFIPALRARADLLEAVNALPDCLHDLEHLKLLYDAILRDRKLSEPPRRPNHDIRYRDIPANLRTLNARIQQLRGRVAAGEGNNVDYYALIGVRRGCTRPELVRAHLLLTLKHKPEKAVGFMDRLELADDHRDLDTIRDQARMSASILYRMLQKGYAIMATVMEEEAAGKQRAKEALANAAAAVASQVSALRTAEKPKAERNGEDTAVAATAAAAVLQSVFCRDMAAVGSMLSHRAIPVNVGALSC comes from the exons ATGACGGCGGGCTCACCTTCTCTTGCCGCGGAGAGGAAGCACTGGTGGCTGAGCAACAAGAAG GTGGTCGACAAGAACCTCCGAGAAGCACGGGTTCTCATAGCGACGCAAGAGCAGTCAAATGTATCGAAGGCGGTGGGCCTCCTCGACGCCGCCCTTGCCCTCTCCCCGCGCCTCGAAGCCACCCTCGAGCTCAAAGCccgctccctcctcttcctccaccgcttCCGCGAGGTGGCGGACATGCTCCAGGACTACATTCCAAGCCACAAGGCCGGCGGAGGCGGCGGGGACGATGGCTCCACCTCCTCACTCAGCGCCGGCGACCACTTCTCCATCGTCTCCTCAGCCCCTCTCAGCCGGGAGCGCGCCAACCTCCTCTCCCCTGGCCGCGAGCAGTCCGACGGTGACCGCTCCTTCCGGTGCTTCTCCGTCTCAGACCTCAAGCGCCGGCTCTTGGCCGGCCTCTTCAAGACATCCCAAGGGGAAGGCGAGTGGAG GTATTTGGTGCTCGGCCAAGCTTGTTGCCACCTCGGGATGATGGAGGACGCCATGGTCCTCCTCCAGACCAGCCGTCGCCTCGCCTCCGCAGCTTCTCGCCGCGAGTCCGTCTGCTGGTCCGACGACAGCTTTGACTCAGCGGCCGGCGAGGACGGCGGCGTGGCTGCCTTCCCTTTTTCTGAGTCGGAGTCGGCCTCCCAGCTCCTGGCTCATGTCAAGCTTATCCTCCGGAGGCGCGCCGCCGCGTTGGCCGCGCTGGACACCGGCCTGCCGGCCGAGGCAGTTCGACATTTCTCCAAGGTCCTCGACAGCCGTCGCGGCCTCCCCGGTAGCTTCGCCGCTGGCTGCCTCGTCGGTCGTGCCACCGCGTACCGCGCCATTGGCCGTCTTGCGGACGGCATCGCAGATTGCAACCGCGCGCTCGCCGTCGACCCTTCCTTCATCCCCGCCCTCCGAGCCCGCGCCGACCTCCTCGAGGCAGTCAACGCCCTCCCGGACTGCCTCCACGACCTCGAGCATTTGAAGCTCCTCTACGACGCCATTCTCCGCGACCGCAAGCTCTCCGAGCCGCCAAGGCGGCCAAACCATGACATTCGGTACCGCGACATTCCCGCCAATCTCCGTACACTCAATGCGCGTATTCAGCAGCTCCGAGGCCGCGTGGCAGCCGGCGAGGGGAACAACGTTGACTACTATGCGCTAATCGGCGTTCGACGCGGGTGCACGCGGCCGGAGTTGGTGCGGGCGCACTTGCTGTTGACGCTGAAGCATAAACCAGAGAAGGCAGTGGGATTCATGGACCGGTTGGAGTTGGCAGACGATCACCGGGATTTAGACACAATCCGGGATCAGGCAAGAATGTCTGCCTCGATCCTGTACAGGATGTTGCAGAAGGGGTACGCTATAATGGCAACGGTGATGGAGGAGGAGGCAGCCGGGAAGCAGAGAGCGAAAGAGGCATTGGCCAATGCAGCAGCTGCAGTAGCAAGCCAAGTCTCAGCACTGAGGACGGCGGAGAAGCCAAAAGCAGAAAGGAATGGTGAGGACACGGCAGTGGCAGCAACAGCGGCGGCTGCGGTGTTGCAGAGTGTGTTTTGCCGTGACATGGCGGCGGTGGGGAGCATGCTGTCGCACAGGGCAATTCCGGTGAACGTCGGGGCACTGAGCTgctga